In one window of Microbacterium dextranolyticum DNA:
- a CDS encoding heavy metal translocating P-type ATPase gives MSAACGCEHDEPETAVGEEAEEAERPWWRDRGIMVPVFSGVAFLTGLALEWSGMEIPALVLFWIGLLLGASTFTPGAIRNLFKGKLGIGLLMTISAVGAVILGYVEEAAALAFLYSIAEALEDKAMDRARGGLRALLKLVPETATIRRDGVSVEVAAKDLAVGQLMLVRPGERIATDGVVRTGRSSLDTSAITGESIPVEVEPGDAVSAGAINTAGALEVETTAAGTDNSLTTIVDLVEKAQAEKGDRARLADRIARPLVPGVLILAALVAIIGSLLGDPELWITRALVVLVAASPCALAISVPLTVVAAIGSASKFGVIIKSGAAFERFGVIRHVAVDKTGTLTRNEPAVTAVLTVDGVSEAEALAWAAALEQHSTHPLAAAITAAAPDAPAAEGVTEQAGHGIEGELAGARITVGSPRWLDAGTLGDRVAGLEEQGMTVVIVHRGGVPVAAIGVRDELRPEVPEVVRTLATQGIGVTMLTGDNARTARALAAHAGIDDVRAELRPEDKAAAIAELGAKGPVAMIGDGINDAPALAAADIGIAMGATGSDAAIESADVAFTGHDLRLLPRAFAHARRGRHIINQNIILSLLIITALLPLALFGVLGLAAVVLVHEIAEVIVILNGLRAASTRKAST, from the coding sequence GTGAGCGCGGCGTGCGGCTGCGAGCACGACGAGCCTGAGACCGCAGTCGGCGAAGAGGCCGAGGAGGCGGAGCGCCCCTGGTGGCGGGACCGCGGGATCATGGTCCCGGTCTTCTCCGGTGTGGCGTTCCTCACCGGTCTGGCGCTGGAGTGGTCCGGGATGGAGATCCCTGCGCTGGTGCTGTTCTGGATCGGCCTGCTGCTGGGCGCGTCGACGTTCACGCCGGGCGCGATCCGGAACCTCTTCAAGGGCAAGCTCGGCATCGGGCTGCTGATGACCATCAGCGCGGTCGGCGCGGTGATCCTCGGCTACGTCGAGGAGGCCGCAGCGCTGGCATTCCTGTACTCGATCGCCGAGGCGCTGGAGGACAAGGCGATGGACCGTGCCCGCGGCGGGCTGCGGGCACTGCTCAAGCTCGTCCCGGAGACCGCCACCATCCGCCGCGACGGCGTCTCGGTCGAGGTCGCCGCGAAGGATCTGGCTGTCGGGCAGCTGATGTTGGTGCGGCCGGGTGAGCGGATCGCGACCGACGGCGTCGTCCGCACGGGACGTTCCAGCCTGGACACGTCCGCGATCACCGGGGAGTCGATCCCGGTCGAGGTCGAACCCGGCGATGCCGTCTCCGCCGGCGCAATCAACACCGCCGGGGCACTGGAGGTCGAAACGACCGCGGCAGGCACCGACAACTCACTGACCACGATCGTCGACCTCGTGGAGAAGGCTCAGGCGGAGAAGGGCGACCGCGCCCGCCTCGCCGACCGCATCGCCCGACCTCTCGTCCCGGGCGTGCTGATCCTCGCCGCCCTGGTCGCGATCATCGGCTCGCTGCTCGGCGACCCGGAGCTGTGGATCACCCGCGCCCTGGTCGTGCTGGTCGCGGCATCGCCCTGCGCACTGGCGATCTCCGTGCCGCTGACCGTGGTCGCGGCGATCGGCTCGGCGAGCAAGTTCGGCGTGATCATCAAGTCCGGTGCCGCGTTCGAGCGGTTCGGCGTGATCCGCCACGTCGCCGTCGACAAGACCGGCACCCTCACCCGCAACGAGCCCGCCGTCACCGCCGTCCTCACCGTGGACGGTGTGAGCGAGGCGGAGGCGCTGGCGTGGGCGGCCGCTCTGGAGCAGCACAGCACCCACCCCCTCGCCGCCGCGATCACCGCCGCAGCGCCGGATGCCCCTGCGGCGGAGGGCGTGACCGAGCAGGCCGGGCACGGCATCGAGGGCGAGCTCGCCGGCGCGCGGATCACCGTCGGCAGCCCGCGCTGGCTCGACGCCGGGACCCTCGGCGACCGGGTCGCGGGGCTGGAGGAGCAGGGCATGACAGTCGTGATCGTCCACCGCGGCGGCGTCCCGGTCGCCGCGATCGGCGTCCGCGACGAGCTGCGCCCCGAGGTCCCTGAAGTGGTCCGCACCCTCGCGACCCAGGGCATCGGGGTGACCATGCTCACCGGCGACAACGCCCGCACCGCCCGCGCCCTCGCTGCGCATGCAGGGATCGATGACGTCCGCGCCGAGCTGCGCCCCGAAGACAAGGCCGCCGCGATCGCAGAGCTCGGTGCGAAGGGGCCGGTCGCGATGATCGGCGACGGCATCAACGACGCCCCTGCGCTGGCCGCCGCGGACATCGGGATCGCGATGGGCGCGACGGGCTCCGACGCCGCGATCGAGTCGGCCGACGTGGCCTTCACCGGTCACGATCTGCGGCTTCTCCCGCGCGCGTTCGCCCATGCCCGTCGGGGGCGGCACATCATCAACCAGAACATCATCCTGTCGCTGCTGATCATCACCGCCCTGCTCCCGCTCGCCCTCTTTGGCGTCCTGGGGCTTGCGGCGGTGGTGCTGGTGCACGAGATCGCCGAGGTGATCGTGATCCTCAACGGCCTGCGCGCCGCGTCGACGCGGAAGGCAAGCACGTGA
- a CDS encoding heavy metal-responsive transcriptional regulator: protein MRIGELADAAGTTAKTLRFYEDQGLLPPAGRTPSGYRNYTAETIARIDFIHRGQAAGLTLAQIQQILHIRDHGQAPCSHVRDLLDARLTDIDQQLRQLHDLRDTLAGLRDQAEHVEPDTCSSDQVCRYL, encoded by the coding sequence ATGCGGATCGGAGAGCTCGCCGACGCGGCCGGCACCACGGCGAAGACGTTGCGGTTCTACGAGGACCAGGGGCTCCTGCCGCCGGCCGGGCGCACGCCCAGCGGCTACCGCAACTACACCGCCGAGACCATCGCCCGAATCGACTTCATCCACCGCGGCCAAGCCGCTGGACTCACCCTCGCCCAGATCCAGCAGATCCTCCACATCCGCGACCACGGCCAAGCGCCCTGCAGCCACGTCCGCGACCTCCTCGACGCACGCCTCACCGATATCGACCAGCAGCTCAGGCAGCTCCACGACCTGCGCGACACCCTCGCCGGGCTCCGCGACCAGGCCGAGCACGTCGAGCCCGACACGTGCAGCTCGGATCAGGTCTGCCGCTATCTGTAG
- a CDS encoding type II glyceraldehyde-3-phosphate dehydrogenase, producing the protein MDRIRVGVNGYGVIGKRVADAVHAQPDMHLVGVADIVTDWRIQSAVPRLPVFAATPDAHSGMVDTGIRPEGTLDDLLAQSDVIVDTTPKHVAAGNLPRYQAAGVKVIVQGGEAHSTTGHSFVAQANYATALGRDLTRVVSCNTTSIVRVLGALENAGLLLRARGVTGRAECRRVHYSSWD; encoded by the coding sequence ATGGACAGGATCAGAGTCGGCGTCAACGGGTACGGAGTGATCGGCAAGAGGGTCGCCGACGCCGTCCACGCCCAACCCGACATGCACCTGGTGGGCGTCGCGGACATCGTCACCGACTGGCGAATACAATCCGCCGTCCCGCGGCTGCCCGTATTCGCCGCCACCCCCGACGCGCACAGCGGCATGGTGGACACCGGCATCCGCCCCGAGGGAACCCTCGACGATCTCCTCGCGCAGAGCGACGTGATCGTCGATACGACCCCCAAGCACGTCGCCGCCGGAAACCTGCCCCGCTACCAGGCGGCGGGAGTAAAGGTGATCGTGCAGGGCGGGGAAGCGCACTCGACCACCGGGCACTCCTTCGTCGCCCAGGCCAACTACGCCACCGCGCTCGGCCGGGACCTGACCCGGGTGGTGTCCTGCAACACCACCAGCATCGTCCGCGTCCTCGGCGCGCTCGAAAACGCCGGGCTGCTGCTGCGCGCCCGCGGGGTTACTGGTAGGGCCGAATGTCGCAGGGTGCACTATTCATCCTGGGATTAG
- the merA gene encoding mercury(II) reductase, with protein MPSRFDLAVIGSGGAAFAAAIRATTLGKSVVMIERGTLGGTCVNTGCVPSKALLAAAEARHVAADAGSRFPGIAATAGPVDMHGLVGGKQDLVEAMRSEKYIDVAEAYGWPVRQGEAAFAGTPDASVLEVTAADGTVETIEAAHYLIATGSRPWAPAIEGLDGVDFLTSTSAMELSEVPDSLLVLGGGYVALEMAQLFARLGSKVTLLVRSRLASKEEPEVSKALQEIFADEGIRVVRRAIPTRVTRDPGTGQIVAAAEVSGGVQEFRADEILVALGRAPVTDGLNLETVQVKTGAAGEVVVTDQLQSSNPRVWAAGDVTGHPEFVYVAARHGTLVAENAFTDASTSVDYTRMPRVTFTSPAVGAVGMTEKEVIAAGIRCDCRVLPLEYVPRALVNRDTRGFIKMVANADTGEILGLTAVAKDAGELAAAGVHILGKTITEVADAWAPYLTTAEGIRIVAKAFTTDVSMLSCCA; from the coding sequence ATGCCATCGAGGTTTGATCTGGCCGTGATTGGGTCGGGTGGCGCGGCATTCGCCGCGGCGATCCGCGCCACCACACTGGGAAAGTCGGTGGTGATGATCGAGCGCGGCACGTTGGGCGGCACGTGCGTGAACACGGGGTGCGTTCCGTCCAAGGCGCTGCTCGCGGCCGCCGAGGCCCGCCACGTGGCCGCGGATGCGGGCTCCCGGTTCCCGGGGATCGCCGCCACCGCTGGCCCGGTAGACATGCACGGGCTGGTGGGTGGCAAGCAGGACCTGGTCGAGGCGATGCGGAGTGAGAAGTACATCGACGTGGCAGAAGCCTACGGCTGGCCGGTCCGCCAGGGCGAGGCGGCGTTCGCCGGCACGCCGGATGCGTCGGTCCTCGAGGTCACCGCCGCGGACGGCACCGTCGAAACCATCGAGGCCGCCCACTACCTCATCGCCACAGGCTCCCGCCCGTGGGCTCCTGCCATCGAGGGGCTGGACGGCGTCGACTTTCTCACCTCGACGTCGGCGATGGAGCTGTCCGAGGTGCCTGACTCGCTGCTGGTGCTCGGCGGGGGCTATGTGGCGCTGGAGATGGCACAGTTGTTCGCCCGGCTCGGCTCGAAGGTGACTCTGCTGGTGAGGTCCCGGCTGGCGTCGAAGGAGGAGCCGGAAGTCTCCAAGGCGTTGCAGGAAATCTTCGCCGACGAGGGCATCCGAGTGGTCCGCCGCGCCATCCCCACCCGCGTCACCCGCGACCCGGGCACCGGCCAGATCGTCGCCGCGGCCGAGGTCTCGGGCGGCGTGCAGGAGTTCCGTGCCGACGAGATCCTCGTCGCGCTCGGCCGCGCCCCGGTCACCGACGGGCTCAACCTCGAGACCGTGCAAGTGAAGACCGGCGCGGCCGGAGAGGTCGTGGTCACCGACCAGTTGCAGTCCTCCAACCCTCGCGTCTGGGCGGCTGGGGATGTCACCGGGCACCCCGAGTTCGTCTACGTCGCAGCCCGGCACGGCACGTTGGTCGCCGAGAACGCCTTCACTGACGCCAGCACGTCGGTCGACTACACGCGGATGCCGCGGGTCACATTCACGAGCCCTGCCGTCGGCGCGGTCGGGATGACCGAGAAGGAGGTCATCGCGGCCGGGATCCGCTGCGACTGCCGTGTCCTGCCACTGGAGTACGTGCCCCGCGCGCTGGTGAACCGGGACACCCGCGGGTTCATCAAGATGGTCGCCAACGCGGACACCGGCGAGATCCTCGGCCTGACCGCGGTCGCCAAGGACGCCGGCGAACTCGCCGCCGCAGGTGTCCACATCCTCGGCAAGACCATCACCGAGGTCGCCGACGCGTGGGCCCCGTACCTGACCACGGCCGAAGGCATCCGGATCGTAGCCAAGGCCTTCACCACCGATGTGTCGATGCTGTCCTGCTGCGCCTGA
- the cmtR gene encoding Cd(II)/Pb(II)-sensing metalloregulatory transcriptional regulator CmtR, whose product MLTIAPRLDVMNRLGRAMADPTRSRILMTLLDGPSYPAVLSRELELTRSNVSNHLTCLRDCGIVVAEPEGRQTRYEIADPHLAAALTALVDVTLAVDEHAPCMDASCTVPGCCGTGAGA is encoded by the coding sequence ATGCTGACCATTGCTCCACGTCTCGACGTCATGAACCGGCTCGGCCGGGCCATGGCGGACCCGACGCGCTCCCGGATACTGATGACCCTGCTCGACGGCCCCAGCTACCCGGCGGTGCTCTCGCGTGAGCTGGAGCTGACCCGCTCGAACGTCTCGAACCACCTGACCTGCCTGCGCGACTGCGGCATCGTGGTCGCCGAGCCGGAAGGGCGGCAGACGCGCTACGAGATCGCGGACCCGCACCTCGCGGCGGCGCTGACCGCGCTGGTGGACGTGACGCTCGCGGTGGACGAGCACGCGCCCTGCATGGACGCTTCGTGCACGGTGCCGGGCTGCTGCGGGACGGGAGCGGGCGCGTGA
- the merB gene encoding organomercurial lyase encodes MGPVPDHGRRHPDRSQGLHHRCVDAVLLRLTARQTADPPHQKLEPRPLLDRPARVESISPASGDTIRVTVDSTAGVTSVEPATAVVSLVSPEAMHSIRSSFCNQVHYFASREDAAGWLTEHPMAQILTVADAFEVGSTLITEMLERPRTGADELSGSCCGPETCC; translated from the coding sequence GTGGGCCCCGTACCTGACCACGGCCGAAGGCATCCGGATCGTAGCCAAGGCCTTCACCACCGATGTGTCGATGCTGTCCTGCTGCGCCTGACCGCGCGCCAGACAGCGGATCCACCCCATCAGAAACTGGAGCCTCGCCCGCTCCTCGATCGGCCCGCCCGGGTCGAATCGATCTCCCCGGCCAGCGGCGACACGATCCGCGTCACCGTCGACTCGACCGCCGGTGTCACTAGCGTGGAACCGGCGACCGCGGTGGTGTCCTTGGTCAGCCCCGAGGCCATGCACTCGATTCGCTCCTCGTTCTGCAACCAGGTCCACTACTTCGCTTCCCGCGAGGACGCCGCCGGATGGCTCACGGAACACCCGATGGCCCAAATCCTCACGGTCGCCGATGCCTTCGAGGTTGGCAGCACCCTGATCACCGAGATGCTCGAGCGCCCCCGGACCGGTGCCGACGAACTGTCTGGAAGCTGCTGCGGTCCCGAGACCTGCTGCTGA